In Humulus lupulus chromosome 6, drHumLupu1.1, whole genome shotgun sequence, a single genomic region encodes these proteins:
- the LOC133785533 gene encoding cystathionine beta-lyase, chloroplastic-like, with the protein MAPPLSFSVMKCKPSATENGPYDYTRSGNPARDVLESLLAKLDKADRAFCFTSGMAALSAVAHLVGTGEEIVAGDDIYGGSDRLLSKVIPKTGVVVKRVYTTSLDEITSAIGPWTKLVWLESPTNPRQMVSNIREIVKMAHAHDALVLVDNSIMSPVVSQPLELGADIVMHSATKFIAGHSDVMAGVLAVRGERLCMDFRYCELMVGHLKKDCPRLRELEQKWIDSSTPARVFIPEQSESGTETSSSGVAGQDKVSGICKVIAAFKYFAMEIRKHRDGFRGGATQESGSALLIWAIVDQYSDLYVKEIMCLLES; encoded by the exons ATGGCTCCACCTCTGTCATTCTCTGTCAT GAAATGCAAG CCTTCAGCAACAGAAAATGGTCCTTATGATTATACTCGAAGTGGAAATCCTGCACGAGATGTTCTTGAAAG CCTTTTGGCCAAGCTGGATAAAGCAGATCGTGCTTTTTGCTTCACTAGTGGAATGGCTGCTCTGTCTGCTGTAGCCCATCTTGTTGGGACTG GTGAAGAGATTGTTGCTGGAGATGACATTTATGGTGGTTCTGATAGGTTGCTGTCAAAAGTAATTCCAAAGACAGGGGTCGTGGTGAA ACGAGTTTATACAACTAGTTTAGATGAAATAACATCTGCAATTGGTCCCTGGACAAAGCTTGTCTGGCTGGAGAGTCCCACAAATCCTCGACAAATGGTTTCTAATATTCGT GAAATAGTTAAAATGGCTCATGCTCATGATGCTCTTGTCTTGGTGGATAACAGTATAATGTCTCCTGTAGTGTCACAACCTCTGGAACTAGGAGCTG ACATTGTTATGCACTCAGCTACCAAGTTCATTGCTGGGCACAGTGATGTGATGGCAGGTGTACTGGCTGTAAGAGGGGAAAGGTTATGCATGGACTTTCGTTACTGTGAACT GAtggttggacatctcaagaaggattgcccaaggctaagggaGCTTGAGCAAAAGtggatagacagctcgactccagctcgagtgtttattccggaGCAGTCAGAGTCTGGGACTGAGACTAGCTCCTCaggagtggcag gtcaagacaaggTATCAGGAATCTGTAAGGTCATAGCTGCCTTTAAGTATTTTgcaatggaaataagaaagcatcgtgatgggtttcgcggtggggctacCCAGGAAAGTGGGTCAGCATTATTGATTTGGGCTATTGTGGaccagtattcagatctctatgtgaaagagataatgTGCCTTCTTGAGAGTtaa